The following proteins are encoded in a genomic region of Alphaproteobacteria bacterium:
- a CDS encoding helix-turn-helix transcriptional regulator: MITAPQLRAARGILDWTRADLAKAANVSPETIKNIEHGTFRPQEATAEAIIRAFGSHDVTFTENEGVQKKKDLVKTFTGGSGYKDFLDHIYLSVQRNRDDRLATRQFNYSDEIIKTFADDFSGPHLERMQSIPGLDAKCLVPEGDYNFPASHCEYRWLKKVHAGAIPFYLYGNNVSMVSDRSDKEIVFISIHSELLASLFYSRFDMYWQEAAIPPKRV; encoded by the coding sequence ATGATCACTGCTCCCCAGCTTCGCGCCGCCCGCGGTATTCTCGACTGGACCCGCGCCGATTTAGCGAAGGCCGCCAATGTTTCGCCGGAAACGATCAAGAACATAGAGCACGGCACCTTCCGGCCCCAGGAAGCGACGGCCGAAGCCATCATTCGCGCCTTCGGCTCGCATGACGTCACCTTCACCGAAAATGAAGGCGTGCAGAAGAAAAAAGATCTGGTGAAAACCTTTACCGGCGGTTCGGGTTATAAGGATTTTCTCGATCACATCTATCTTTCGGTGCAGAGGAATCGCGACGACCGCCTGGCGACGCGGCAGTTTAATTACAGCGACGAGATCATCAAAACCTTTGCCGACGACTTTTCCGGCCCCCATCTCGAGCGCATGCAAAGCATACCGGGCCTGGACGCCAAATGCCTGGTGCCCGAAGGCGACTATAACTTTCCCGCCAGCCACTGCGAATACCGCTGGCTGAAGAAGGTCCATGCCGGCGCGATCCCGTTCTATCTGTACGGGAATAACGTCTCCATGGTTAGCGACCGGTCGGATAAGGAAATCGTGTTTATTTCCATCCATTCCGAATTACTTGCTAGTCTATTCTATAGCAGGTTTGATATGTATTGGCAGGAAGCGGCTATTCCGCCGAAGCGCGTTTGA
- a CDS encoding transporter substrate-binding domain-containing protein, whose product MRYEQIVATLVISLLAGTLGAYLVLPSRDSMAVATHIETALERVNKTGKLRCGYIEAPPYFVKDPNTGAYSGLWYELTEKIAELAGVQVVWTAPTSYATVIPDLKAGKFDAYCSAIWSGAKRAKEAIFSMPLYYSSMNAYARMDEQRFIGKLEELNKPAIKFVGIDGSMEQSVRQIEFPESSELSLPQTADITLMTESVATGKADVVISSPALFDPYDKSNPGKLKKIPLARPLRVFEETYMVLPEDHALRDFLNTAGKELLSSGFVEKTLQKYEVAPGEFLRAKPPYEDAAGK is encoded by the coding sequence ATGCGTTACGAACAAATTGTCGCCACCCTGGTGATCTCCCTGCTCGCCGGAACTTTAGGCGCTTATCTGGTATTGCCCTCTCGCGACAGCATGGCCGTCGCGACGCATATCGAAACCGCGCTGGAGCGCGTCAATAAAACCGGCAAATTGCGCTGCGGATACATCGAAGCGCCGCCCTATTTCGTGAAAGACCCGAATACCGGCGCCTATTCGGGCCTGTGGTACGAGCTGACGGAAAAGATCGCCGAACTGGCGGGCGTTCAGGTCGTCTGGACCGCGCCGACAAGTTACGCGACCGTCATTCCCGACCTTAAGGCCGGAAAATTCGACGCGTACTGCTCGGCAATCTGGTCGGGCGCGAAACGCGCCAAAGAGGCCATCTTTTCCATGCCCCTCTATTACAGCAGCATGAATGCATACGCGCGCATGGACGAGCAGCGCTTCATCGGCAAGCTTGAAGAATTGAACAAGCCGGCGATCAAATTCGTTGGCATCGATGGCTCGATGGAGCAAAGCGTGCGTCAGATCGAGTTTCCCGAATCCTCCGAATTGTCGCTGCCGCAGACCGCGGACATCACGCTCATGACCGAAAGCGTCGCCACCGGCAAGGCGGACGTCGTGATCTCGTCCCCCGCGCTGTTCGACCCCTATGACAAGAGCAATCCCGGCAAGCTGAAGAAAATTCCGCTCGCCCGGCCGCTGCGGGTGTTCGAGGAAACCTATATGGTGCTGCCCGAAGATCATGCCTTGCGGGATTTTCTCAATACCGCGGGCAAGGAATTGCTGTCCTCGGGCTTCGTCGAGAAGACACTGCAAAAATATGAGGTCGCGCCCGGCGAATTCCTGCGCGCGAAGCCGCCTTACGAAGACGCGGCGGGGAAGTAA
- a CDS encoding NAD(P)-dependent oxidoreductase translates to MSAVLVTGGAGFFGGVLKDRLLREGQQVVSVDLEPDGTSHPSLIALRGDITDRGMMESLFAKHRFETVYHCAAILAHVARDKDFLWRSNVEGTRVVADSARKHGTKNLVFTSSNCLWGHNLGKPVEESDPPAPVEIYGRSKWEGEKILESYRGSMNVAILRCPTILDEGRLGLLTILFDFILEGRKVWVVGGGRNRYQFIYAKDLADACLLCASAGASDLFHVGSDDVKSFREVYQHVIERAGTGARVASLPRAPTLLAMRAAYHLGLSPLGPYQYKMIAEDFVFATGKIKAALGWQPTLTNEDMLWLAYRYYAANRGEINRRTGVSAHRRSAKMGIIRLLKWLS, encoded by the coding sequence ATGAGCGCGGTTCTCGTCACCGGCGGCGCAGGCTTCTTCGGCGGCGTTCTGAAAGACCGGCTGCTGCGCGAGGGCCAGCAGGTCGTGAGCGTCGATCTGGAGCCGGACGGCACGTCTCATCCCAGCCTGATCGCCCTGCGCGGCGATATCACCGACCGCGGCATGATGGAAAGCCTGTTCGCGAAGCACCGTTTCGAGACGGTCTATCACTGCGCCGCGATTCTCGCGCATGTCGCCCGCGACAAGGATTTTCTCTGGCGCAGCAATGTCGAAGGCACGCGCGTTGTCGCCGACAGCGCCCGGAAACATGGAACGAAGAATCTGGTTTTCACCTCCAGCAATTGCCTGTGGGGTCATAATCTCGGCAAGCCGGTGGAAGAAAGCGATCCGCCCGCGCCGGTGGAGATTTACGGACGCTCCAAATGGGAGGGCGAGAAAATCCTGGAGAGCTATCGCGGCAGCATGAATGTCGCGATCCTCCGCTGTCCCACCATCCTCGACGAAGGGCGGCTGGGGTTATTGACGATCCTGTTCGATTTCATCTTGGAGGGCCGCAAGGTCTGGGTCGTCGGCGGCGGACGCAATCGCTATCAGTTCATCTATGCCAAGGACCTGGCCGATGCCTGCCTGCTCTGCGCCAGCGCCGGAGCCTCCGATCTGTTCCATGTCGGGTCGGACGACGTCAAATCCTTCCGCGAAGTTTACCAGCATGTCATCGAGCGCGCGGGAACCGGCGCGCGGGTGGCCTCGCTGCCGCGCGCGCCGACGCTGCTTGCCATGCGCGCCGCCTATCATCTCGGTCTTTCGCCGCTGGGGCCGTACCAATACAAGATGATCGCCGAGGATTTCGTCTTCGCGACCGGCAAGATCAAGGCCGCCCTCGGCTGGCAACCGACATTGACGAATGAGGACATGTTGTGGCTCGCTTACCGTTATTATGCGGCGAATCGCGGCGAGATCAATCGCCGCACCGGCGTTTCGGCGCACCGAAGAAGCGCCAAGATGGGGATCATACGCCTGCTGAAATGGTTGAGCTGA
- a CDS encoding DUF4115 domain-containing protein, producing MTLLPGSRLAPAPPPQTAAASAAPPPAASAVTAPAGHAYGATDRAARLVVKAERESWVTISDAQGNVVFSHMLEPGDTYLVPDGAALDLTTGNAGSITLSLDGKDLPKLGGQGQVMRNVRLDPAALKKQ from the coding sequence ATGACGCTTTTGCCGGGTTCCCGCCTCGCGCCCGCCCCGCCGCCGCAAACTGCCGCCGCCAGCGCCGCGCCGCCTCCGGCCGCGTCCGCCGTCACCGCTCCGGCGGGCCACGCCTATGGCGCGACCGATCGCGCGGCCCGGCTTGTTGTCAAAGCCGAGCGCGAAAGCTGGGTGACGATCTCGGACGCGCAGGGCAATGTGGTTTTCAGCCATATGCTGGAGCCGGGCGATACCTATCTGGTGCCCGACGGGGCGGCGCTCGATCTGACAACCGGCAATGCCGGCAGCATCACGCTCAGCCTCGACGGAAAAGACCTGCCGAAGCTCGGCGGCCAAGGGCAGGTGATGCGCAATGTGCGGCTCGATCCGGCGGCGCTCAAAAAGCAATAA
- a CDS encoding DotA/TraY family protein, translating to MFLPALLIAALLLPALPAHAEGMFELSGKPLDLAQAVLDFLFKGKTEFFDNEAARELHNALRAIFGYYSGAVMVVAVFIVIYHMIVMVGETAHYGVPMGKRDKQMWMPVRLVLALGLLVPIGGFNSAQFLMMQMARWGSSLASNAWDTFANTGQIRKLTLHGSALVDPTATIANLVAIGICAKSYELVDSTLSADKLQAVVVKDNFFRIKEEKGQPVSRTLYQTYLGATPAIPVDCGSVTWLERPAALENTAIGKLSGLFSRAHLESIHAVEERAFDLGGRLALGSLGVYVSAPVGVVEAFAGLVGDYRTHFVAALQTGGVDVNRRYGFSVVSQDEVTLPGTYGWLAAGATFQKFALTDTGLMTPELAAPVVSFTYPSHAGASDRATAQIARALSFTRLLLARYDSNEAASIWFNPDIDHGKGPFKQALALTAAVLAHDAQEDGSRQILDSGIDAEKTGNPGVFQPIAMGFRSLDLADRFLAAAEWSPRASGSTFGPALLFADMAKAVAEAFYAISSRSDAMQLPLPPVIDHIDRPADFARYLLVAIAAALLIPGLLLVFVLPLIPLVKFAIGGVIWLIAIVQGLAAAPIWAMTFLSLRGDDLMPQTSRLGLALIFNIFLRPILMIVGFIAAIMLMHVGFGVLQTALQIFSYDGLQSSHSLYSLGSLALLIANLTLSFGLANASMKCIDLLPEMTLRWLGSGALGTGAGGEEGAGASQAGASGTAAATAAAAESGANGNGTGAGGASGGAGGGGEAGGGQQLWQRKLLSVLENLAGQSDRSSGKTGQLNPSMFPQMPDKADLLTTNKPPSLGTASIVTVGTGKPGNDGKAAQPGAQPGAMRHLGHTDRREPTAKLPAETIIEPKGPEDKS from the coding sequence ATGTTCCTGCCCGCTCTCCTTATCGCCGCGCTGCTTCTGCCCGCGCTTCCCGCCCATGCCGAGGGCATGTTCGAGCTGTCCGGCAAGCCGCTGGATCTGGCGCAGGCGGTCCTCGATTTTCTGTTCAAGGGCAAGACGGAATTTTTCGACAACGAGGCGGCGCGCGAACTCCATAACGCCCTTCGCGCCATCTTCGGCTATTACAGCGGCGCCGTGATGGTCGTGGCGGTGTTCATCGTCATCTATCATATGATCGTCATGGTCGGCGAAACCGCCCATTACGGCGTGCCGATGGGCAAGCGCGACAAGCAAATGTGGATGCCGGTGCGCCTCGTGCTGGCGCTGGGCCTGCTGGTGCCGATCGGCGGCTTCAACAGCGCCCAGTTTCTGATGATGCAAATGGCGCGCTGGGGATCGTCGCTGGCCAGCAATGCCTGGGATACGTTCGCCAATACCGGGCAGATCAGGAAACTGACGCTGCACGGTTCGGCGCTCGTCGATCCTACGGCCACGATCGCCAATCTCGTCGCCATAGGCATATGCGCCAAATCATACGAATTGGTCGATTCCACGCTGTCGGCCGACAAGCTGCAAGCCGTCGTCGTTAAAGATAATTTCTTCAGGATAAAAGAAGAAAAAGGCCAGCCGGTTTCGCGCACCCTGTACCAGACTTATCTCGGCGCGACCCCGGCCATTCCTGTCGATTGCGGCAGCGTGACGTGGCTGGAGCGCCCTGCGGCGCTTGAAAATACGGCCATCGGAAAGCTGTCGGGGCTATTCTCGCGGGCCCATCTGGAATCGATCCATGCCGTCGAAGAGCGCGCGTTCGATCTCGGCGGCAGGCTGGCGCTCGGATCGCTGGGCGTCTATGTCAGCGCCCCGGTCGGCGTCGTCGAGGCCTTCGCCGGTCTCGTCGGCGACTACCGGACGCATTTCGTCGCCGCGCTGCAAACCGGCGGCGTCGATGTCAATCGCCGTTACGGTTTCAGCGTCGTCAGCCAGGATGAAGTCACCCTGCCGGGAACGTATGGATGGCTCGCCGCCGGGGCCACCTTTCAGAAATTCGCGTTGACCGACACCGGGCTGATGACTCCGGAATTGGCCGCGCCGGTCGTAAGCTTTACCTATCCGTCCCATGCCGGAGCCAGCGACCGGGCGACGGCGCAAATCGCCCGCGCCTTGTCTTTCACGCGGCTTTTGCTTGCGCGCTACGATTCCAACGAAGCGGCCAGCATCTGGTTTAATCCCGACATCGATCACGGCAAGGGGCCGTTCAAGCAAGCGCTCGCGCTCACGGCGGCCGTCCTGGCCCATGACGCGCAGGAGGACGGCAGCCGCCAGATTCTCGACTCCGGCATCGACGCGGAAAAAACCGGAAATCCGGGCGTCTTTCAGCCCATCGCGATGGGGTTCCGTTCGCTCGATCTGGCCGACAGATTTTTAGCCGCCGCCGAATGGTCGCCGCGCGCCAGCGGCTCCACCTTCGGCCCGGCGCTGCTGTTCGCCGATATGGCCAAAGCGGTCGCCGAGGCTTTTTACGCCATCAGCTCCCGCTCCGATGCCATGCAATTGCCGCTCCCGCCGGTCATAGACCATATTGACCGCCCCGCCGATTTCGCCCGTTATCTTCTGGTGGCGATCGCCGCCGCGCTGCTGATTCCCGGCCTGCTGCTGGTTTTCGTCCTGCCGCTCATACCGCTGGTCAAATTCGCCATCGGCGGCGTCATATGGCTGATCGCCATCGTCCAGGGACTGGCGGCGGCGCCGATCTGGGCCATGACTTTCCTCTCGCTGCGCGGCGACGATCTGATGCCGCAAACCTCGCGGCTCGGCCTCGCCCTGATTTTTAATATTTTCCTGCGCCCGATCCTGATGATCGTCGGCTTCATCGCCGCCATCATGCTGATGCATGTCGGGTTCGGCGTGCTGCAGACGGCGCTGCAGATTTTTTCGTATGACGGTCTGCAATCCAGCCACAGTCTCTACTCGCTCGGCTCGCTAGCGCTGCTGATCGCCAACCTGACGCTCAGCTTCGGGCTTGCCAATGCCAGCATGAAATGCATCGACCTGTTGCCGGAGATGACCTTGCGCTGGCTGGGGTCCGGGGCGCTGGGCACCGGGGCCGGAGGTGAGGAAGGGGCGGGAGCTTCTCAGGCGGGCGCCAGCGGAACCGCCGCCGCCACGGCCGCCGCGGCGGAAAGCGGCGCCAACGGCAATGGAACGGGAGCCGGAGGAGCCTCCGGCGGCGCGGGGGGAGGCGGCGAGGCAGGCGGAGGCCAGCAGCTATGGCAGAGAAAATTGCTGTCCGTTCTCGAAAATCTGGCGGGCCAGAGCGATAGAAGCAGCGGCAAAACGGGCCAGCTTAATCCCAGCATGTTCCCGCAAATGCCGGATAAAGCCGATTTGCTGACGACGAATAAACCCCCCAGCCTGGGCACGGCATCGATCGTAACGGTAGGAACCGGCAAGCCCGGCAATGACGGCAAGGCGGCGCAGCCCGGCGCGCAACCGGGCGCCATGCGCCATCTCGGTCATACCGATCGGCGCGAGCCGACGGCGAAATTGCCCGCCGAAACCATCATCGAACCCAAGGGGCCGGAGGATAAAAGCTAG
- a CDS encoding methyl-accepting chemotaxis protein, whose amino-acid sequence MSLGHMSIARKLSILSILFLAPIALLVWLLIEKSGDDIHKLYVDLGVTGGLVLAALLFSRLIAHSIMRAIHGLIRGIDNIADGDLDADIPYLDQPNEMGQVAKALDHFRTKTVEKMLSAAEAQQAQLTLREREAMQRMARELESSMGVSVSRLNEAAIVVQNSTQTVVANVAQTKQQVASTVSTTESAAQSVETVASAAVELTASIEEIAQRVSQAAKIAQDAMERAKVASTTVTRLAEMAQKIGDVVNLIQAIAGQTNLLALNATIEAARAGEAGKGFAVVASEVKNLANQTARATEDITAQITAIQNASSEAATAITSIASTVQEVSQISTTIASAVEEQNAATGEISRSVQMAAEGTQTVVTDVTTVDRAAESTMRAANDLLEASEQLGSQSAKMRSELDKFLAQLA is encoded by the coding sequence ATGTCACTCGGCCATATGTCCATAGCCCGCAAGCTTTCGATTCTATCGATATTGTTCCTGGCGCCCATCGCGCTGCTGGTCTGGCTCCTGATCGAGAAAAGCGGAGACGACATCCACAAGCTGTATGTCGATCTCGGCGTCACCGGCGGCCTGGTGCTGGCGGCCCTGCTCTTTTCCCGGCTGATCGCGCATTCGATCATGCGCGCCATCCACGGCCTGATTAGAGGCATCGACAATATCGCGGACGGCGATCTGGATGCCGATATTCCTTATCTCGACCAGCCCAACGAAATGGGACAGGTCGCCAAGGCGCTCGACCATTTCCGGACCAAGACGGTCGAGAAGATGCTCAGCGCGGCGGAAGCCCAGCAGGCGCAGCTGACGCTGCGCGAGCGCGAAGCGATGCAGCGCATGGCGCGGGAGCTTGAAAGCTCCATGGGCGTGTCGGTCTCCAGGCTGAATGAAGCCGCCATCGTGGTGCAAAATTCGACCCAGACCGTCGTCGCCAACGTCGCCCAGACCAAGCAGCAGGTCGCCTCGACCGTCTCCACCACCGAAAGCGCGGCGCAAAGCGTGGAAACCGTCGCGTCCGCCGCCGTCGAACTGACCGCCTCGATCGAGGAAATCGCCCAGCGGGTGTCACAGGCCGCGAAGATCGCCCAGGACGCGATGGAACGGGCGAAAGTCGCCAGCACCACCGTGACGCGGCTGGCCGAAATGGCGCAGAAAATCGGCGATGTCGTCAATCTGATTCAAGCCATCGCCGGCCAGACCAACCTTCTCGCGCTCAACGCCACCATCGAGGCGGCACGGGCGGGCGAAGCGGGCAAGGGATTCGCGGTCGTCGCGTCCGAGGTCAAGAACCTCGCCAACCAGACCGCGCGCGCGACCGAAGACATCACCGCGCAGATCACCGCCATCCAGAACGCCAGCAGCGAGGCGGCGACCGCCATCACCTCGATCGCCAGCACGGTTCAGGAAGTCTCGCAAATCTCGACCACCATCGCCTCCGCCGTCGAAGAGCAGAACGCCGCGACTGGCGAAATCAGCCGCAGCGTGCAGATGGCCGCCGAGGGAACCCAGACCGTCGTCACCGACGTGACCACCGTGGACCGCGCCGCCGAAAGCACCATGCGCGCCGCGAACGATCTGCTGGAAGCTTCGGAGCAGCTGGGCAGCCAGTCGGCCAAAATGCGCAGCGAGCTCGATAAGTTTTTGGCGCAGCTGGCGTAA
- a CDS encoding KpsF/GutQ family sugar-phosphate isomerase, translating into MASQDDFTASGLRVLAAEAEALRALGAALDGNFSLAARKIADAKGRVVVSGMGKSGHIARKIAATFSSTGTPALFVHPAEASHGDLGMVTHKDIVIALSNSGETNELSDLIAYTSRFDMTLIAITSGAGSALAEAADVVLLLPNVPEVCPMGLAPTTSTTMMLALGDALAIAVLEQNGFTADDYRNVHPGGKLGSKLKRVADLMHGADELPLAPPDAMMADVLMIMTEKSFGCAGIVDEDGKLLGIVTDGDLRRHMGSELLTQPVGEVMTRNPMTIEGRALAAEALNILNAKRRTQLFVVDAGNKPVGLIHIHDLLRAGIA; encoded by the coding sequence ATGGCTTCGCAAGACGATTTCACCGCATCAGGTCTGCGTGTTCTCGCCGCCGAGGCCGAGGCGCTGCGCGCGCTGGGCGCCGCGCTCGACGGCAATTTCTCGCTGGCGGCGCGGAAGATCGCCGATGCGAAAGGCCGCGTCGTCGTTTCCGGCATGGGGAAAAGCGGTCATATCGCCCGCAAGATCGCGGCGACATTTTCCTCCACCGGCACGCCTGCGCTTTTCGTCCATCCCGCCGAAGCGAGCCATGGCGATCTCGGCATGGTCACGCATAAAGACATCGTCATCGCGCTGTCCAATTCCGGCGAGACCAACGAACTCAGCGACCTGATCGCCTACACCAGCCGTTTCGATATGACCCTGATCGCGATCACCAGCGGCGCGGGCAGCGCGCTCGCCGAGGCCGCCGATGTCGTGCTGCTATTGCCGAACGTGCCGGAAGTGTGCCCCATGGGCCTGGCGCCGACCACCTCGACCACGATGATGTTGGCGCTCGGCGACGCGCTTGCCATCGCGGTGCTGGAACAGAACGGATTCACCGCCGACGATTACCGCAACGTCCATCCCGGCGGCAAGCTGGGCAGCAAGCTCAAGCGCGTCGCCGACCTGATGCATGGCGCGGACGAATTGCCGCTCGCGCCGCCGGACGCGATGATGGCCGACGTGCTGATGATCATGACCGAGAAGAGTTTCGGCTGCGCTGGAATCGTCGATGAAGACGGCAAGCTGCTGGGCATCGTCACCGACGGCGATTTGCGCCGCCATATGGGAAGCGAATTGCTGACGCAGCCGGTGGGCGAGGTCATGACCCGCAATCCCATGACCATCGAGGGCAGGGCGCTCGCCGCCGAGGCGCTCAATATCCTCAACGCCAAGCGCCGCACGCAATTATTCGTCGTCGACGCCGGCAACAAGCCGGTCGGCCTTATCCACATCCATGATTTGCTGAGGGCGGGAATCGCTTAG
- the gyrB gene encoding DNA topoisomerase (ATP-hydrolyzing) subunit B: MSQPVPTALSEDYGSDSITVLRGLEAVRKRPGMYIGDTDDGSGLHHMVYEVVDNAVDEALAGHCTKVEVTLNADGSCTVRDDGRGIPVDIHAEEGVSAAQVVMTQLHAGGKFNQNSYKVSGGLHGVGVSVVNALSERLDLRIWRQGSEWAMRFKDGEAEAPLKPVAKSDKRGTEVTFLPSRVTFTKTEFDFATLEHRLRELAFLNSGVLLVLADRRGVEPKAVEMKYDGGLIEFAKYLDRAKTPVSSTLNGSKQEGGITVEFALQWNDSYHENMLCFTNNIPQRDGGTHLAGFRAALTRCVNGYAESSGIAKKEKITLTGEDAREGMTCVLSVKVPDPKFSSQTKDKLVSSEVQPVVATAVADILNTWFEEHPAEAKKIVGKVVEAAAAREAARKAREMTRRKGALDPSSLPGKLADCQERDPAKSEIFIVEGDSAGGSAKQGRARQFQAILPLRGKILNVERARFDKMLSSAEIGTLITAIGAGIGREEFDPAKARYHKIIIMTDADVDGSHIRTLLLTFFFRQMPELIERGYLYIAQPPLYRIKRGNAARYLKDDRALEHYLTQSGIEDVTLTLHDGTVWTGDRLERMVDQARTVKSLIAGLNRKIGNAAAIEQAAIAGILSVENIRTQQQAEEAARYLAKRLDTVSPPLERGWQGEAGADLNISLRRTRRGVTHEHKFDADFLGAAEARKLDAMAGQLQEWFGAAAQLKHKDKIMPVTGPIALADKVMELGRHGAAIQRYKGLGEMNPDQLWETTLDPAHRSLLQVKVQHADEAEQIFSTLMGDVVEPRRLFIQENALNATNIDA, encoded by the coding sequence ATGTCCCAACCAGTTCCCACTGCCCTGTCCGAAGATTACGGTTCAGATTCCATCACCGTGTTGCGCGGGCTCGAAGCCGTCCGCAAGCGGCCCGGCATGTATATCGGCGACACCGATGACGGCTCGGGCCTGCATCACATGGTCTATGAAGTCGTCGACAACGCGGTCGACGAAGCGCTCGCGGGGCATTGCACCAAGGTCGAAGTGACGCTGAATGCCGACGGCTCTTGCACTGTGCGCGATGACGGGCGCGGCATTCCCGTGGACATCCACGCCGAGGAAGGCGTGTCGGCGGCCCAGGTGGTGATGACGCAGCTCCATGCCGGCGGCAAGTTCAACCAGAATTCCTATAAGGTTTCCGGCGGCCTGCATGGCGTCGGCGTATCGGTCGTCAACGCGCTGTCGGAACGGCTCGATCTGCGCATCTGGCGGCAGGGCAGCGAATGGGCCATGCGCTTCAAGGACGGCGAAGCCGAAGCGCCGCTGAAACCCGTGGCGAAGAGCGACAAGCGCGGCACCGAGGTGACGTTTCTGCCGTCGCGCGTGACCTTCACCAAGACCGAATTCGATTTTGCCACGCTCGAACACAGGCTGCGCGAGCTTGCGTTTCTGAATTCCGGCGTTTTGCTGGTGCTGGCCGACCGGCGCGGCGTCGAGCCGAAAGCGGTGGAGATGAAATATGACGGCGGGCTGATCGAATTCGCCAAATATCTCGACCGCGCCAAGACTCCGGTTTCGTCGACGCTGAACGGCAGCAAGCAGGAGGGCGGCATCACCGTCGAATTCGCGCTGCAATGGAACGATTCCTATCACGAGAACATGCTGTGCTTCACCAACAACATTCCGCAGCGCGACGGCGGCACGCATCTCGCCGGCTTCCGCGCCGCGCTGACGCGTTGCGTGAACGGTTATGCGGAAAGCAGCGGCATTGCCAAGAAGGAAAAGATCACGCTGACCGGCGAAGACGCGCGCGAGGGCATGACCTGCGTGCTGTCGGTCAAGGTGCCGGACCCGAAATTCTCGTCGCAGACCAAGGACAAGCTGGTTTCGTCCGAGGTGCAGCCGGTGGTCGCCACCGCGGTGGCCGATATCCTGAACACCTGGTTCGAGGAGCATCCCGCCGAAGCGAAAAAGATCGTTGGCAAGGTCGTCGAGGCCGCCGCCGCGCGCGAAGCCGCGCGCAAGGCGCGCGAGATGACGCGGCGCAAGGGCGCGCTCGATCCGTCCTCGCTGCCCGGCAAGCTGGCGGACTGCCAGGAACGCGATCCGGCGAAATCGGAAATCTTCATCGTCGAGGGCGATTCGGCGGGCGGCTCGGCCAAGCAGGGCCGCGCGCGCCAGTTCCAGGCGATCCTGCCGCTGCGCGGCAAAATATTGAACGTGGAGCGCGCGCGCTTCGACAAGATGCTGTCGTCGGCGGAAATCGGCACGCTGATCACGGCGATCGGCGCGGGCATCGGCCGCGAGGAGTTCGATCCGGCGAAGGCGCGCTATCACAAGATCATCATCATGACCGACGCCGATGTCGACGGCAGCCATATCCGCACGCTGCTGCTGACCTTCTTCTTCCGGCAGATGCCGGAACTGATCGAGCGCGGCTATCTCTATATCGCGCAGCCGCCGCTTTACCGCATCAAGCGCGGCAATGCCGCCCGCTATCTCAAGGACGACCGCGCGCTGGAGCATTATCTGACTCAGTCCGGAATCGAGGATGTGACGCTCACGTTGCATGACGGAACCGTATGGACGGGAGACAGGCTCGAGCGCATGGTCGATCAGGCGCGGACGGTCAAGTCCTTGATCGCCGGGCTGAACCGCAAGATCGGCAACGCGGCGGCCATCGAGCAGGCGGCCATCGCCGGAATTCTGTCGGTCGAAAATATCCGCACGCAGCAGCAGGCGGAAGAAGCCGCGCGCTATCTCGCCAAGAGGCTCGACACCGTGTCGCCTCCGCTGGAGCGCGGCTGGCAGGGCGAGGCGGGCGCCGACTTGAATATTTCCTTGCGCCGCACCCGGCGGGGCGTGACCCATGAGCACAAATTCGACGCCGATTTCCTGGGCGCCGCCGAGGCGCGCAAGCTCGACGCCATGGCCGGACAGCTTCAGGAATGGTTCGGCGCCGCCGCGCAATTGAAGCATAAAGACAAGATCATGCCGGTCACCGGCCCCATCGCGCTGGCCGACAAAGTCATGGAGCTCGGGCGGCACGGCGCGGCGATCCAGCGCTATAAAGGTCTCGGCGAAATGAATCCCGATCAGCTATGGGAAACCACGCTCGATCCCGCGCACCGCTCGCTGCTGCAGGTTAAGGTGCAGCATGCCGACGAAGCGGAGCAGATTTTCTCCACGCTGATGGGCGATGTCGTCGAGCCGCGCCGCCTGTTCATCCAGGAGAACGCGCTGAACGCGACGAATATCGACGCCTAA
- the apaG gene encoding Co2+/Mg2+ efflux protein ApaG, whose product MYHATTHNIRISVRVAYLEDRSAPADSHFVWAYHVRIENLGGETAQLISRHWRITDAKGEVHEVRGPGVVGEQPTLEPGDFFEYTSGTPLATPSGIMQGSYQMENERGETFDVQIPPFSLDSPYQPVRLN is encoded by the coding sequence ATGTATCATGCAACCACCCACAATATCCGCATTTCCGTCCGCGTCGCCTATCTGGAAGATCGCTCGGCGCCCGCCGACAGTCATTTCGTCTGGGCCTATCATGTGCGGATCGAGAATCTCGGCGGCGAAACGGCTCAGCTGATCAGCCGCCACTGGCGCATCACCGATGCGAAAGGCGAGGTGCATGAGGTGCGCGGGCCCGGCGTCGTCGGCGAGCAGCCGACATTGGAGCCGGGCGATTTCTTTGAATATACCAGCGGCACGCCGCTCGCCACGCCTTCGGGCATCATGCAGGGCAGCTATCAGATGGAAAACGAGCGCGGCGAGACGTTCGACGTGCAGATTCCGCCCTTCTCGCTCGACAGCCCGTATCAGCCTGTCCGCCTCAACTGA